A portion of the Stigmatella aurantiaca DW4/3-1 genome contains these proteins:
- a CDS encoding threonine ammonia-lyase, which produces MVTLQDILAARERIRGAIRPTPCPASDYFTERTGCSAIWFKMENLQRTGAFKERGALNKLLTLTQEERAGGVVAASAGNHAQGLAYHARRLGVKATIVMPERTPLIKVSRTRDDYEARVILKGSNFDEAYAEALRVQEQENLVFVHPFNDPHVIAGQGTIGLELLEQIPFVDMVLVPIGGGGLISGVACALKETNPRIQVIGVQAAAVASMKSSLEMGQVTELPAGATIAEGISVRKPGDLTFPMVRKYVDEIVTVDEEEIANAILVLLEQEKSVVEGAGAVGLAALLNGHVPRAAGRNAGVLLCGGNIDMNVISRIIERGLVKAGRLVRLEVSMPDRPGMLARLTTQIAEQRANVVEIHHNRAFSKTGLGEAMVGLTLETTGRAHIQELMGALSRQGWQVTEEA; this is translated from the coding sequence ATGGTGACCCTCCAGGACATCCTCGCCGCGCGAGAGCGCATCCGCGGTGCGATCCGGCCCACGCCCTGCCCCGCCTCGGACTATTTCACCGAGCGCACCGGGTGTTCGGCCATCTGGTTCAAGATGGAGAACCTGCAGCGCACCGGGGCCTTCAAGGAGCGAGGGGCGCTCAACAAGCTGCTCACCCTCACACAGGAGGAGAGAGCCGGCGGCGTCGTCGCGGCCTCCGCGGGAAACCACGCCCAGGGGCTGGCCTACCACGCGCGCCGGCTGGGCGTGAAAGCCACCATCGTCATGCCGGAGCGCACCCCCCTCATCAAGGTGTCCCGCACCCGGGATGACTATGAGGCCCGCGTCATCCTCAAGGGCTCCAACTTCGACGAGGCCTACGCGGAAGCGCTGCGTGTCCAGGAGCAGGAGAACCTCGTCTTCGTCCACCCCTTCAACGATCCCCACGTCATCGCCGGCCAGGGCACCATCGGCCTGGAGTTGCTGGAGCAGATCCCCTTCGTGGACATGGTGCTGGTGCCCATTGGCGGCGGCGGGCTCATCTCCGGCGTCGCCTGCGCCCTCAAGGAGACCAACCCCCGCATCCAGGTCATCGGCGTGCAGGCCGCCGCCGTGGCCAGCATGAAGTCCTCGCTGGAGATGGGACAGGTGACGGAACTGCCCGCCGGGGCCACCATCGCGGAGGGCATCTCGGTCCGAAAGCCCGGCGACCTCACCTTCCCCATGGTCCGCAAGTACGTGGACGAGATCGTCACCGTGGACGAGGAGGAGATCGCCAACGCCATCCTCGTGCTCCTGGAGCAGGAGAAGAGCGTGGTGGAGGGCGCGGGCGCGGTGGGGCTCGCGGCGCTCCTCAACGGCCATGTGCCCCGGGCCGCGGGCCGCAACGCCGGGGTGCTCCTGTGCGGGGGCAACATCGACATGAACGTCATCAGCCGCATCATCGAGCGAGGCCTGGTGAAGGCCGGGCGCCTGGTGCGGCTGGAGGTGAGCATGCCGGACCGGCCTGGCATGCTCGCCCGGCTGACGACGCAGATCGCCGAGCAGCGGGCCAACGTGGTGGAGATCCACCACAACCGGGCCTTCTCCAAAACGGGCCTGGGCGAGGCAATGGTGGGCTTGACGCTGGAGACCACGGGCCGGGCCCACATCCAGGAGCTGATGGGCGCCCTGTCCCGGCAAGGCTGGCAGGTCACCGAGGAAGCATAA
- a CDS encoding peptidase MA family metallohydrolase: protein MNPHLLALLLAASPPPQRAQQLAQEKAWEELYLAYSTASPQDYPEAQRKAIAKPLLKGCETLVASDAVMAYSLGERAVAFEETAPGLRCLARAALGTDQRGTAEEALRKGLERFPKEGAFGLELGKLLLEDKDGPGAIAALTRVPPGTPQAKGAKQLLQKARSLSSEQSQARAQAEALERRLNGEEDTGSATAQPAVARGEGETRSTGLSYGSSLGTDGMRTRVNRRFVVKYFNNNRDFSQRADYEGRIVSALDEAYEHTRALLGEARESPVDVVLYTREEFRTHRGEAWANVAAGLYADQAIRINDAAELTQQTKATLVHEYVHAALDEICGGGHLLPTWLNEGLAEYVEWRYLGSEGPPRETADMLQAAARGGKLPSLARLSQDMLVRQANPALAYATSASAVRELISRGGAPKLLSLVRDVGQGTGFDRALQTHYGINVAKLDEDVQAAASRR, encoded by the coding sequence ATGAACCCCCACCTCCTTGCCCTCCTTCTTGCCGCCTCGCCCCCGCCCCAGCGAGCCCAGCAGCTGGCCCAGGAGAAGGCGTGGGAGGAGCTGTACCTCGCCTACTCCACCGCCTCGCCTCAGGACTACCCGGAGGCCCAGCGCAAGGCCATTGCCAAGCCGCTGCTGAAGGGGTGCGAGACCCTGGTGGCGTCGGATGCGGTGATGGCGTACTCGCTGGGCGAGCGCGCCGTGGCCTTCGAGGAGACGGCCCCCGGCCTGCGGTGCCTGGCCCGCGCGGCGCTGGGCACGGATCAGCGCGGCACCGCCGAGGAAGCCCTGCGCAAGGGGCTGGAGCGGTTTCCCAAGGAGGGCGCCTTCGGCCTCGAGCTGGGCAAGCTGCTCCTCGAGGACAAGGACGGCCCAGGCGCCATCGCGGCGCTCACCCGGGTGCCCCCGGGAACCCCCCAGGCGAAGGGGGCGAAACAGCTGCTTCAGAAAGCCCGGAGCCTGTCCTCCGAGCAGAGCCAGGCCCGCGCCCAGGCCGAGGCACTGGAGCGGCGCCTGAACGGGGAGGAGGACACGGGCAGCGCCACGGCCCAGCCCGCGGTGGCCCGGGGCGAGGGAGAGACCCGCTCCACCGGCCTCTCCTATGGCTCCAGCCTGGGCACCGACGGCATGCGCACCCGCGTCAACCGGCGCTTCGTGGTGAAGTACTTCAACAACAACCGCGACTTCAGCCAGCGCGCCGACTACGAGGGCCGCATCGTCTCCGCGCTCGACGAGGCCTACGAGCACACCCGCGCCCTGCTCGGCGAGGCGCGCGAGTCGCCCGTGGACGTCGTCCTCTACACGCGCGAGGAGTTCCGGACCCACCGCGGGGAGGCCTGGGCCAATGTGGCCGCCGGGCTCTACGCGGATCAGGCCATCCGCATCAACGACGCAGCCGAATTGACCCAACAGACCAAGGCCACGCTCGTCCACGAGTACGTCCATGCCGCGCTCGATGAGATCTGCGGCGGCGGGCACCTGCTGCCCACCTGGCTCAACGAAGGGCTGGCCGAGTACGTCGAGTGGCGCTACCTCGGCTCCGAGGGGCCCCCCCGGGAGACCGCCGACATGCTCCAGGCGGCGGCCCGGGGTGGAAAATTGCCCAGCCTGGCGCGCCTGTCCCAGGACATGCTGGTCCGCCAGGCCAACCCCGCCCTGGCCTATGCCACCTCCGCCTCCGCCGTCCGGGAGCTGATCAGCCGAGGGGGCGCTCCGAAGCTGCTCTCCCTTGTCCGCGATGTGGGCCAGGGAACCGGCTTCGACCGGGCCCTCCAGACGCATTACGGAATAAACGTGGCCAAGCTGGACGAGGACGTCCAAGCTGCCGCCTCGCGCAGGTAG
- a CDS encoding DUF6982 domain-containing protein — protein sequence MSDTRAAMREFRFLDEKRKTGSLSPPEEARWNELRGHLGVQDAPVQEPPAAEAYPQQPHGYYGQDGQWYAYPEGYPPPAYPPQYPGYPPQPQGYYGQDGQWYAYPAPYPPQPQGYYGQDGQWYAYPAPYPQQAYDPNQAYAQGYDPNQGYATYPPPQGYDPNQAYDPNQAYDPNQAYAAYPPPQGYDPNQGYDPNQAYAAYPPPQGYDPNQAYAAYPPQQGYDPNQAYASSGDAQPQAWPADSSQTYANYPPQGTETPQAYAQESEAYAATPEPSWQEPAAAPESIQLGSEDVDIPSLSGPAPWATEAQPPEPQAAAAEEFADADASEVSSADDLLEVSDSDVTDMDSAPGAPSFEEPGTPQAIASSYEAEPSSEPMESSDAIELQGDDVDLIDSDSDAVAEAAPEPGSETVLEASFDDVAPAEAPAQPELASSVPELDLESAGAMGAEAPAEAPQAFDMEPLPASADTDAPLEELSLSTADMTSEELPAPAEEAPQETGALPVMELDLPPVEATGADADNIPMMEMETLPSEELSPPQEPSASIGAEEEDPITEAEAPTFDVTELEMEPAGEAAAAPQPLSAEPELEPIPEELSTTEPTLEAADLGAEIEPAPEASPFPVSEVPPSLQLRRVQVAPDLQADTIEIDETFGAEPPAAAPEVPWDLASSESPEAEPLQSPPMPAEELSLDGNPEEAVPLATNADLAQEGSIQSSWDSERAMDLPVSSTQDDALELAEPSAELQPMTPEASDGWSTEPAPAEQAPEAAQPEWATSEGEASAEAASSWAVPEPSAASDWATPAGQDTAWSPPEATATPGEWGGAAVAQEPVPVEIPSEWGGSTEVPLAPDPAPEWADTSGLPPAEESGSQWAVPPTETPTEWGPADASADAPPVQQSSWESPAESPPAEWGAAEEAQPVLEAPPTEQDSPWAPPAEASPQAEWTEPAETPAWSSSESAPEAPSWESAPAEPPSPAPQAAGTDDEWTEPPSAENPPSLGWATDASGTQQQAADWAEPEPEWAKNPPARDQFGSTSEISTWGSEQESDYGFQGQNAPASPFAEPMENLESEAQRPVSAAPAFEPPALESADPELIIDDVPPPAPLETAEPEPSIDVSFEDVPPAPPAPPEELPVVELADVEFSEEPVAAPALAPPPPAKTVPLPPPARPPPAMPVRAMPPPPPPATPAPIRAIAGKAVAAPPPPPSLPSIDIEEAPLFEPMGNPLELQASAPPTCFVEGEHRVIIHTVEGQVKRGTIRDVDLLDENIALEQQTGFTPERIPGKRVKAIFFMLPAGARQPQVEGQKIRVTFNDGRQVAGFSRDFKADGQGFFLIPADNRTNTARIFVYRSSIQAIAEG from the coding sequence ATGTCCGACACGCGCGCGGCGATGAGAGAGTTCCGCTTCCTCGATGAGAAGCGGAAGACGGGGAGTCTGTCTCCCCCAGAGGAGGCCCGTTGGAACGAGCTGCGAGGACACCTCGGTGTCCAAGACGCGCCGGTCCAGGAGCCGCCTGCGGCCGAGGCCTATCCGCAGCAGCCTCACGGCTACTACGGCCAGGACGGCCAGTGGTACGCCTACCCCGAGGGGTATCCCCCTCCGGCCTATCCACCGCAGTACCCGGGGTATCCGCCTCAGCCCCAGGGCTACTACGGCCAGGATGGCCAGTGGTACGCCTACCCTGCCCCGTATCCGCCCCAGCCCCAGGGCTACTACGGCCAGGATGGCCAGTGGTACGCCTACCCTGCCCCGTACCCGCAGCAGGCCTATGATCCGAACCAGGCCTACGCCCAGGGCTACGATCCGAACCAGGGCTATGCCACGTACCCTCCCCCGCAAGGCTACGATCCGAACCAGGCCTACGATCCGAACCAGGCCTACGATCCGAACCAGGCCTACGCCGCGTACCCTCCCCCGCAAGGCTACGATCCGAACCAGGGCTACGATCCGAACCAGGCCTACGCCGCGTACCCTCCCCCGCAAGGCTACGATCCGAACCAGGCCTACGCCGCGTACCCTCCCCAGCAGGGCTACGATCCGAACCAGGCCTATGCCTCGAGCGGTGACGCCCAGCCCCAGGCGTGGCCGGCCGATTCGAGCCAGACCTACGCGAACTACCCTCCGCAAGGCACGGAGACCCCCCAGGCTTACGCTCAGGAGAGCGAGGCATATGCGGCCACGCCCGAGCCTTCCTGGCAGGAGCCCGCGGCAGCCCCCGAGAGCATTCAGCTGGGTTCGGAAGATGTCGATATCCCCTCCCTGAGTGGTCCCGCCCCCTGGGCGACGGAGGCACAGCCCCCAGAGCCCCAGGCCGCGGCCGCCGAGGAGTTCGCGGACGCTGACGCCAGCGAAGTGTCCTCCGCGGATGATCTTCTCGAAGTCTCCGACTCCGACGTCACCGACATGGACAGCGCTCCGGGGGCCCCCTCCTTCGAGGAGCCGGGCACCCCCCAGGCGATTGCCTCCTCCTACGAGGCCGAACCGTCCTCAGAGCCGATGGAGTCCTCGGACGCCATCGAGCTTCAGGGCGACGATGTCGATCTGATCGACTCGGATTCCGATGCCGTGGCCGAAGCGGCCCCGGAGCCGGGCTCCGAGACCGTCCTGGAAGCGTCTTTCGACGATGTCGCCCCCGCCGAAGCCCCCGCTCAGCCCGAGCTGGCCTCCTCCGTTCCGGAACTGGACCTGGAGAGTGCCGGCGCAATGGGGGCCGAGGCGCCCGCGGAGGCCCCGCAGGCATTCGACATGGAGCCCCTGCCCGCCTCGGCGGACACGGACGCGCCACTCGAAGAGCTGTCCCTGTCCACCGCGGACATGACGTCCGAGGAGCTTCCTGCTCCCGCCGAGGAGGCCCCGCAGGAGACCGGTGCTCTTCCGGTGATGGAACTGGACCTCCCCCCGGTAGAGGCGACCGGGGCGGACGCGGACAACATCCCCATGATGGAGATGGAGACACTCCCCTCCGAGGAGCTGTCTCCCCCGCAGGAGCCTTCCGCCAGCATCGGGGCGGAGGAAGAGGACCCCATCACGGAGGCCGAGGCCCCCACCTTCGACGTCACCGAACTGGAGATGGAACCCGCGGGCGAGGCGGCAGCCGCGCCCCAGCCCCTGTCTGCCGAGCCGGAGCTGGAGCCCATCCCCGAGGAGCTCTCCACCACCGAACCCACCCTCGAGGCGGCTGACCTGGGCGCTGAGATCGAGCCCGCGCCGGAGGCCTCTCCTTTCCCCGTCAGCGAAGTACCTCCTTCGCTCCAGCTCCGCCGCGTGCAGGTCGCCCCCGACCTCCAAGCGGACACCATCGAGATCGACGAAACCTTCGGCGCGGAGCCTCCTGCTGCCGCTCCGGAAGTTCCCTGGGATCTGGCGTCCTCGGAGTCTCCAGAGGCCGAGCCGCTCCAATCCCCGCCCATGCCGGCCGAGGAGCTCTCCCTCGACGGCAACCCGGAAGAGGCCGTTCCCCTCGCGACCAACGCGGACCTCGCGCAGGAAGGCTCGATCCAGAGCTCTTGGGACTCCGAGCGGGCCATGGACCTCCCCGTCTCGTCCACCCAGGACGATGCCCTTGAGCTGGCCGAGCCCTCCGCGGAGCTCCAGCCCATGACTCCCGAGGCAAGCGACGGCTGGAGCACCGAGCCGGCCCCAGCGGAGCAAGCCCCCGAGGCAGCTCAGCCTGAGTGGGCCACGTCCGAAGGAGAAGCTTCCGCGGAGGCCGCCTCGTCGTGGGCCGTGCCCGAGCCGTCCGCCGCGTCTGACTGGGCCACGCCCGCCGGGCAGGACACCGCCTGGAGCCCCCCTGAAGCCACCGCCACCCCTGGGGAGTGGGGAGGCGCCGCGGTGGCCCAGGAACCTGTCCCCGTCGAGATTCCCTCGGAATGGGGAGGCTCCACCGAAGTCCCCCTGGCCCCAGACCCGGCCCCGGAATGGGCCGACACTTCCGGCCTCCCCCCCGCCGAGGAGTCTGGGTCGCAGTGGGCAGTCCCTCCGACGGAAACACCCACGGAGTGGGGACCGGCCGATGCCTCCGCGGACGCCCCGCCCGTCCAGCAGTCCTCGTGGGAAAGCCCGGCGGAGAGTCCGCCCGCGGAATGGGGAGCCGCCGAAGAGGCGCAGCCCGTCCTCGAGGCCCCTCCCACGGAACAGGACTCCCCCTGGGCCCCCCCGGCCGAGGCCAGCCCTCAGGCCGAATGGACGGAGCCCGCGGAGACGCCTGCCTGGTCCTCATCCGAGAGCGCGCCGGAAGCGCCCTCGTGGGAGTCCGCCCCCGCGGAGCCACCCTCCCCCGCCCCCCAGGCGGCTGGAACGGATGACGAGTGGACAGAGCCTCCTTCGGCGGAGAACCCTCCCTCTTTGGGGTGGGCCACCGATGCCTCGGGAACCCAACAGCAAGCCGCGGACTGGGCCGAGCCCGAACCCGAGTGGGCCAAGAACCCTCCCGCGAGGGATCAGTTCGGCTCCACCTCAGAGATCAGCACGTGGGGCTCGGAGCAGGAATCCGACTACGGCTTCCAAGGTCAGAACGCTCCTGCCAGCCCCTTTGCCGAACCAATGGAGAACCTGGAGTCCGAAGCCCAGCGGCCGGTGTCCGCCGCTCCTGCCTTCGAGCCTCCCGCCCTGGAGTCCGCGGATCCCGAGCTGATCATCGACGATGTTCCCCCACCCGCCCCTCTCGAGACGGCCGAGCCCGAGCCGAGCATCGACGTCAGCTTCGAGGACGTCCCGCCCGCTCCGCCCGCGCCTCCCGAAGAGCTGCCCGTGGTGGAGCTGGCCGATGTGGAGTTCTCGGAAGAGCCCGTGGCGGCGCCTGCCCTGGCCCCCCCGCCCCCGGCCAAGACCGTTCCCCTGCCGCCTCCAGCCCGTCCTCCGCCCGCCATGCCGGTGAGGGCCATGCCGCCCCCTCCGCCGCCCGCAACCCCCGCGCCCATTCGCGCCATCGCGGGCAAGGCCGTCGCGGCCCCGCCTCCGCCCCCGAGCCTGCCGTCCATCGACATCGAGGAGGCTCCCCTCTTCGAGCCGATGGGCAATCCGCTGGAGCTTCAGGCCTCCGCTCCGCCCACCTGCTTCGTGGAGGGTGAGCACCGCGTCATCATCCACACCGTGGAGGGCCAGGTGAAGCGCGGCACCATCCGCGACGTGGACCTGCTCGACGAGAACATTGCCCTGGAGCAGCAGACCGGCTTCACCCCGGAGCGCATCCCCGGCAAGCGCGTGAAGGCCATCTTCTTCATGCTGCCCGCGGGGGCACGTCAGCCGCAGGTCGAAGGACAGAAGATCCGCGTCACCTTCAACGATGGCCGCCAGGTGGCGGGCTTCTCGCGCGACTTCAAGGCCGACGGCCAGGGCTTCTTCCTCATCCCCGCGGACAACCGCACCAACACCGCGCGCATCTTCGTCTACCGCTCGAGCATCCAGGCCATCGCCGAGGGGTAG
- a CDS encoding YceI family protein yields MKMLLKSVIAAAAIAVPSIAAASTWEIDPAHSAARFTVRHLMISNVEGAFGKVTGTVNLDDKDVSKSTIEASIDTTTVNTNEPKRDAHLKSPDFFEVEKYPAMTFKSTSVKANGKDKFKVVGDLTLHGVTKPVTLDVLSPAKETKDPWGNLRRGVSATTKLSRKEYGLTWNQALEAGGVAVSDEVAVVLDLSLIKKDAAPAPAK; encoded by the coding sequence ATGAAGATGCTGCTCAAGTCCGTCATCGCCGCCGCCGCCATCGCGGTTCCCTCCATTGCCGCCGCCTCCACCTGGGAGATTGATCCCGCGCACTCGGCGGCCCGGTTCACCGTGCGGCACCTGATGATCTCGAACGTGGAGGGGGCGTTCGGCAAGGTCACCGGGACGGTCAACCTGGATGACAAGGACGTCTCGAAGTCGACCATCGAAGCGAGCATCGACACGACGACGGTCAACACCAACGAGCCCAAGCGCGATGCGCACCTCAAGAGCCCGGACTTCTTCGAAGTCGAGAAGTACCCGGCCATGACCTTCAAGTCGACGAGCGTGAAGGCCAACGGCAAGGACAAGTTCAAGGTCGTGGGCGACCTGACGCTCCACGGCGTGACCAAGCCGGTCACCCTCGACGTGCTCTCGCCGGCCAAGGAGACCAAGGATCCCTGGGGCAACCTGCGCCGGGGTGTTTCCGCGACGACCAAGCTCAGCCGCAAGGAGTACGGTCTGACCTGGAACCAAGCGCTGGAGGCCGGTGGCGTGGCGGTGAGCGATGAGGTGGCCGTGGTGCTCGACCTGTCGCTCATCAAGAAGGACGCCGCGCCCGCGCCCGCCAAGTAA
- a CDS encoding dioxygenase family protein: MGSGFDRREVLQMAAAVGVASVSETGGPGAGRTPAMAPAAFISHGSPMVALDADAYPKALRGFGENVGGVRAIVVVSAHWETPGGVRVTASPTPSLIYDFGGFPEALYRLTYPCPGEPSVAREAVERLSAAGFSCVADAERGLDHGTWVPLRLALPAANVPVVQVSMSREASAAEVMRMGEALRPLRAQGVLLLGSGGVSHNLRRVVFQDKAAPPQSWAQAFDAWVADRLEARDFQQLLEWTRAPNARLAHPTPEHFLPLYFVLGAALPEDRLIPIFEGFHHGTLSMRSFALGA, from the coding sequence ATGGGCTCTGGGTTCGACAGGCGCGAGGTGCTCCAGATGGCGGCGGCCGTCGGCGTGGCGAGTGTCTCGGAGACGGGGGGACCCGGCGCTGGGCGGACCCCCGCCATGGCCCCCGCGGCGTTCATTTCCCATGGGTCGCCCATGGTGGCGTTGGATGCGGATGCCTACCCGAAGGCGCTCCGGGGCTTTGGCGAGAACGTGGGCGGCGTCCGGGCCATCGTGGTGGTCTCCGCGCACTGGGAGACTCCCGGCGGTGTGCGTGTCACCGCGAGCCCCACGCCGTCCCTCATCTATGACTTTGGTGGTTTTCCGGAGGCCCTCTACCGGCTGACATATCCCTGCCCGGGAGAGCCCTCGGTGGCCCGGGAGGCCGTGGAGCGCCTGTCGGCCGCGGGCTTCTCCTGCGTGGCGGATGCCGAGCGGGGATTGGATCATGGTACCTGGGTGCCGCTGCGGCTGGCGCTGCCCGCGGCGAACGTGCCCGTGGTGCAGGTGTCCATGTCTCGGGAAGCCTCGGCGGCGGAGGTGATGCGCATGGGGGAGGCGCTGCGCCCCTTGCGTGCCCAAGGGGTGTTGCTCCTGGGCAGTGGCGGTGTGAGCCACAACCTGCGCCGCGTGGTGTTTCAGGACAAGGCCGCGCCCCCACAGTCCTGGGCGCAGGCGTTCGATGCGTGGGTGGCGGACCGGCTCGAGGCCCGTGACTTCCAACAGCTCTTGGAGTGGACCCGCGCACCGAATGCCCGGCTGGCGCATCCAACCCCCGAGCATTTCTTACCGCTCTATTTCGTCCTCGGTGCTGCCCTCCCCGAGGACCGTCTCATCCCGATTTTCGAGGGCTTCCATCACGGAACTTTGTCCATGCGCAGCTTCGCGCTGGGCGCTTGA
- a CDS encoding sigma-54-dependent Fis family transcriptional regulator, with protein MANLLDLRELLSFEPGGGLIHFAGQRALVMDAVALGLLRKELISMLGMTAARGILTRLGYAHGWRTAEAMKTAIPWPDESVWRRAGGRLHTLQGQVLLEPVERGPEDGPVPFAEALWRESYEAEQHLLHVGQADQPVCWSLTGFASGYMSYCNGKAIYCLETRCVGKGDAVCQIIGKSAEEWGSACVEALSFYETRCMEGVLGQVTEALKEAEQKLRVKRRTLARVGGDSEDPSGLVVRTEAMRRVLSLARRAAKVDSTVLITGESGVGKERIARLIHDESARAHKAFVAVNCAAVTESLLESELFGHAKGAFTGATHDRPGLFEAANGGTLFLDEVGEVPPAMQARLLRALQEKEVRRVGENQNRKVDVRVVAATNRTLLEEVSAGRFRQDLYYRLRVIELKVLPLRERREDILPLARQLLAEASERLGRKVASFSPEAADQLLRYGWPGNVRELANAIERAVALHEGARIERDDLPEEVREAQPSFLPGSSPRTLEDMEREYILAVLARNSGNRSRTAEQLDIGLATLYRKLKQYGHPEAPN; from the coding sequence ATGGCGAATCTTCTGGATCTGAGGGAGCTGCTGTCGTTCGAGCCGGGCGGCGGCCTCATTCACTTCGCGGGCCAGCGGGCCCTGGTGATGGACGCCGTGGCGCTGGGGCTGCTGCGCAAGGAGCTGATCTCCATGCTGGGCATGACGGCCGCGCGCGGCATCCTGACGCGGCTGGGGTATGCGCACGGCTGGCGGACGGCCGAGGCCATGAAGACGGCCATCCCCTGGCCGGACGAGAGCGTCTGGCGCCGGGCGGGGGGACGGCTGCACACCTTGCAAGGCCAGGTGCTGCTCGAGCCCGTGGAGCGGGGGCCGGAGGATGGACCCGTGCCGTTCGCGGAGGCCCTGTGGCGGGAGTCCTACGAGGCCGAGCAACACCTGCTTCACGTGGGCCAGGCGGATCAACCCGTGTGCTGGAGCCTCACCGGGTTCGCCAGCGGGTACATGAGCTACTGCAACGGCAAGGCCATCTACTGCCTCGAGACGCGGTGCGTGGGCAAGGGGGACGCGGTCTGCCAGATCATCGGCAAGTCCGCCGAGGAGTGGGGCTCCGCGTGCGTGGAGGCGCTGAGCTTCTATGAGACGCGGTGCATGGAAGGGGTGCTGGGCCAGGTGACGGAGGCCCTCAAGGAGGCCGAGCAGAAGCTGCGGGTGAAGCGGCGGACGCTGGCGCGGGTGGGGGGCGACTCGGAGGACCCTTCCGGGCTGGTGGTCCGCACGGAGGCCATGCGGCGGGTGCTGTCCCTGGCGCGCCGGGCGGCGAAGGTGGACTCCACCGTCCTCATCACCGGCGAGAGCGGCGTGGGCAAGGAGCGCATCGCCCGGCTCATCCACGACGAGTCGGCGCGGGCCCACAAGGCGTTCGTCGCCGTCAACTGCGCGGCCGTCACCGAGAGCCTCCTGGAGAGCGAGCTGTTCGGCCACGCCAAGGGGGCCTTCACGGGCGCCACGCATGACCGCCCCGGCCTCTTCGAGGCCGCCAACGGGGGCACCCTCTTCCTGGACGAGGTGGGGGAAGTCCCTCCCGCCATGCAGGCCCGGCTCCTGCGCGCGCTCCAGGAGAAAGAGGTGCGGCGCGTGGGCGAGAACCAGAACCGCAAGGTGGACGTGCGCGTGGTGGCGGCCACCAACCGCACCCTCCTGGAAGAGGTGAGCGCGGGCCGCTTCCGGCAAGACCTCTACTACCGGCTGCGCGTCATCGAGCTGAAGGTGCTCCCGCTCCGGGAGCGGCGGGAGGACATCCTGCCGCTGGCGAGACAGCTGCTGGCCGAGGCCTCCGAACGGCTGGGCCGCAAGGTGGCCTCCTTCTCACCGGAGGCGGCGGACCAACTGCTGCGCTACGGGTGGCCGGGCAACGTGCGCGAGCTGGCCAACGCCATCGAGCGCGCGGTGGCCCTCCACGAGGGGGCGCGCATTGAACGGGACGACCTGCCCGAGGAGGTCCGCGAGGCCCAGCCCAGCTTCCTGCCGGGAAGTTCCCCCCGAACCCTGGAGGACATGGAGCGCGAGTACATTCTCGCGGTGCTGGCGCGCAACAGCGGCAACCGCTCCCGCACCGCGGAACAACTCGACATCGGCCTGGCCACGCTCTACCGCAAGCTCAAGCAGTACGGCCACCCGGAGGCGCCGAACTGA
- a CDS encoding DUF1751 domain-containing protein → MRPMRGSGGGFGGGFTGLESTAAKLALALVAGSVMFLLTRNAQGGMLLLVPGTLGSLLWQPFTYAFIETSPLGIIFGTFIIWSIGGWLESVWGSRKLLLVGLGCTALAGFLTTLVVTFVVPMAAAYPGGTVLTSILWVAYGLTIGRGQTNFWGIPLSGNALAGVGAGFVLLSVLTSGGSLFEGLMRQLPEVLGLVLVFVYVRGASPRRLWLHFQHWRLQRQLRSRSRHMRVVPQERSDDQYLN, encoded by the coding sequence ATGCGACCGATGCGCGGTTCGGGCGGGGGATTTGGCGGAGGGTTCACCGGCCTGGAGTCCACGGCGGCCAAGTTGGCGTTGGCGCTGGTGGCCGGCTCGGTGATGTTCCTGCTGACGCGGAACGCCCAGGGCGGAATGTTGCTGCTGGTTCCGGGGACGCTGGGAAGCCTGCTGTGGCAGCCCTTCACCTATGCCTTCATCGAGACGAGCCCCCTGGGCATCATCTTCGGCACGTTCATCATCTGGTCCATTGGTGGGTGGCTGGAGTCGGTGTGGGGCAGCCGGAAGCTGCTGCTGGTGGGCTTGGGCTGCACCGCCCTGGCCGGCTTTCTCACCACGCTGGTGGTGACGTTCGTGGTGCCGATGGCCGCCGCGTACCCGGGTGGCACGGTGCTGACGAGCATCCTGTGGGTCGCGTACGGGCTGACCATTGGACGGGGGCAGACGAACTTCTGGGGCATTCCGCTCTCGGGCAATGCGCTGGCGGGCGTCGGCGCGGGCTTCGTGCTCCTGTCGGTCCTGACGAGCGGCGGCAGCCTCTTTGAAGGGCTGATGCGCCAGCTTCCCGAGGTGCTGGGCCTGGTGCTCGTCTTTGTCTATGTGCGAGGCGCCAGCCCCCGGCGGCTGTGGCTGCACTTCCAGCACTGGCGGCTTCAGCGCCAGCTTCGCAGCCGCTCGCGGCACATGCGCGTCGTTCCGCAGGAGCGCTCGGACGACCAGTACCTCAACTGA